A window from Deinococcus aquiradiocola encodes these proteins:
- a CDS encoding LacI family DNA-binding transcriptional regulator, translating into MPTDPSATPPKRGSVMQRTTINDIARAAGVSKGTVSRVLNGHSTVASRTRAVVERVMQDLNYVPDPAARHLSWRTGQTLGLSTLPGDPLLSPYQVLFRRALEAHTAPAGVQLLDLHGDLGNAAHLPSAVVLMHIKPHDRRLAILAERDVPVVLIGHHPQYRWVAPDDRGGAALATRQLTDAGHRDLLFLGTGDSQVARDREAGFREVAERVNARVHTLPGGYTVLDGYRTVRRAWEAGTRFTACFAATDEQAVGAAAALADVGVQVPRDVSVVGFDGLPELPLPLQLTTVAQDIARIAEVALTLVQEALAGHPVRGEFIPVQLRPGQTVAAARP; encoded by the coding sequence ATGCCGACCGACCCGTCCGCCACCCCACCCAAGCGAGGCTCCGTCATGCAGAGGACCACCATCAACGACATCGCCCGCGCTGCCGGAGTCAGCAAAGGAACGGTCAGCCGCGTCCTCAACGGTCACAGCACCGTCGCGAGCCGCACCCGCGCCGTGGTGGAACGCGTCATGCAGGACCTGAACTACGTGCCGGACCCCGCCGCACGGCACCTGTCCTGGCGCACCGGCCAGACGCTCGGCCTCTCCACCCTGCCCGGCGACCCGCTCCTCAGCCCCTACCAGGTGCTGTTCAGGCGGGCGCTCGAAGCGCACACCGCGCCCGCCGGCGTCCAGCTCCTCGACCTGCACGGCGACCTCGGGAACGCCGCGCACCTTCCGTCCGCCGTGGTGCTCATGCACATCAAGCCCCACGACCGCCGCCTCGCCATCCTCGCCGAGCGTGACGTCCCGGTCGTGCTGATCGGTCACCACCCGCAGTACCGCTGGGTGGCGCCCGACGACCGGGGCGGCGCGGCCCTCGCCACCCGGCAGCTCACGGACGCCGGACACCGCGACCTGCTGTTCCTCGGGACGGGCGACAGCCAGGTCGCCCGGGACCGCGAGGCCGGATTCCGCGAGGTGGCCGAACGCGTGAATGCCCGCGTGCACACGCTGCCGGGCGGATACACCGTCCTCGACGGGTACCGGACCGTGCGGCGCGCCTGGGAGGCCGGAACGCGCTTCACCGCCTGCTTCGCCGCGACGGACGAACAGGCGGTCGGTGCGGCCGCCGCCCTCGCGGACGTGGGCGTGCAGGTTCCGCGGGACGTGTCTGTCGTCGGCTTCGACGGGCTGCCCGAACTGCCGCTCCCGCTTCAGCTCACCACCGTCGCCCAGGACATCGCCCGCATCGCCGAGGTCGCACTCACGCTCGTGCAGGAAGCGCTCGCGGGCCACCCGGTCCGCGGCGAATTCATCCCCGTGCAGTTGCGGCCCGGCCAGACCGTCGCGGCCGCCCGGCCCTGA
- a CDS encoding beta strand repeat-containing protein, which produces MSLALILAACGGGSTLPGTPVTALTDSGAGSLRDAIAAAAPGDTLRLTETGTLNLLSPLVITRDVTIIAAGVTLDAAGKGRVLDIAAGVSVTLQGGTLTGGTGAALPASLNAARIATSAGSPRMEALSQPRAEGGAQLNAQATLLTAGGVLINRGTLTLDGVTVTGGKANLGGGIYNAAGATLTLIGTTTVTGNEATLADPADLTLDQGYGGGIFNKGQLVVAGGRVNVNTAAYGGGGIYGGTGSSTTLTGGAVDGNQTTFPVTVVGTVTNGSAGGGIYTNGNLTVSGGSVSGNRTAYFGGGVTVQSTCADAQCTNVNRPVFSLTGGTIANNAQTDTGGVGGGGALWLNARSSISGGTVRANAADSGAGLVTWFDTDITGGVFEGNQARTNGGGIYFANAGRAYHIGGTARISGNTAGNSGGGFTIGRATQVTMDGGSVSGNTVTGTSDGGGGVRVSKEAAFTLSGGEIRGNAAVKTGGGITVGGTVTMTGGTITGNTVTNRTDGQGGGGGGVRLYSGSSMTASGGTISDNTAWYGGGVETNGVYQTSPTSTFVLSGATLSGNRADGSNGGGFWNDGTLTIQSGSVTGNSARDGGGVFNTRIGVYAQPGGSVTGNTPNNVVNGQ; this is translated from the coding sequence GTGTCACTCGCCCTGATTCTCGCCGCATGCGGTGGCGGCAGCACCCTGCCCGGCACGCCCGTCACCGCCCTGACCGACAGTGGTGCAGGGAGCCTGCGCGACGCGATTGCCGCCGCCGCACCCGGTGACACCCTGCGCCTCACCGAGACGGGCACCCTGAACCTACTCAGTCCCCTGGTCATCACCCGGGACGTCACCATCATCGCTGCCGGTGTCACGCTCGATGCTGCCGGGAAGGGACGCGTCCTGGACATCGCTGCCGGTGTCAGCGTCACCCTGCAGGGCGGCACACTGACCGGCGGGACGGGCGCAGCACTGCCCGCCAGCCTGAATGCCGCCCGCATCGCCACGTCCGCCGGTTCACCCCGGATGGAGGCCCTGTCTCAACCGCGTGCCGAGGGGGGCGCGCAGCTGAACGCACAGGCCACTTTACTCACCGCGGGCGGCGTCCTGATCAACCGCGGCACCCTCACGCTGGACGGTGTGACCGTGACCGGCGGGAAGGCGAACCTGGGCGGCGGCATCTACAACGCTGCTGGCGCGACCCTGACGCTGATTGGCACCACCACGGTCACCGGCAACGAGGCGACCCTGGCCGACCCCGCCGACCTGACGCTGGACCAGGGCTACGGCGGCGGGATCTTCAACAAGGGCCAGCTGGTGGTGGCGGGCGGCCGGGTGAACGTCAATACGGCCGCCTATGGCGGCGGCGGGATTTACGGCGGCACGGGCAGCAGCACCACGCTCACCGGCGGAGCGGTGGACGGAAACCAGACCACGTTTCCGGTCACGGTGGTGGGCACCGTCACGAACGGCTCCGCTGGCGGCGGCATCTACACCAACGGCAATCTGACCGTGTCGGGCGGAAGCGTGAGTGGGAACAGGACCGCGTACTTCGGGGGCGGCGTCACGGTGCAGTCCACCTGCGCCGACGCGCAGTGCACCAACGTGAACCGGCCCGTGTTCAGCCTGACGGGCGGCACCATCGCGAACAATGCCCAGACGGACACCGGCGGAGTTGGTGGTGGCGGCGCACTGTGGCTGAACGCCCGAAGCAGCATCAGCGGCGGAACCGTGCGCGCCAATGCGGCCGACAGTGGAGCCGGTCTGGTCACGTGGTTTGACACGGACATCACGGGAGGGGTGTTCGAGGGGAACCAGGCGCGCACGAACGGCGGGGGAATCTACTTTGCCAATGCCGGTCGCGCCTACCACATCGGGGGGACGGCCCGGATCAGCGGGAATACGGCCGGGAACAGCGGGGGGGGCTTCACCATCGGGCGCGCCACTCAGGTGACCATGGATGGAGGCAGCGTGAGCGGGAACACGGTCACGGGAACCAGCGACGGGGGCGGCGGTGTCCGAGTGAGCAAGGAAGCCGCCTTCACCCTGTCCGGCGGTGAGATCAGAGGCAACGCGGCCGTGAAGACCGGCGGTGGGATCACGGTGGGCGGCACGGTCACCATGACGGGCGGCACCATCACGGGGAACACCGTGACGAACCGCACCGACGGTCAGGGCGGCGGTGGCGGCGGCGTGCGCCTGTACTCGGGCAGCAGCATGACCGCCAGCGGCGGCACGATCAGCGACAACACAGCGTGGTACGGAGGCGGCGTGGAAACCAACGGCGTGTACCAGACCTCGCCCACCTCCACCTTCGTGCTGTCCGGCGCGACCTTGAGCGGCAACCGCGCAGATGGCAGCAACGGCGGCGGTTTCTGGAACGACGGTACGCTGACCATCCAGAGCGGCAGCGTGACCGGCAACTCGGCCCGCGACGGCGGTGGCGTCTTCAACACCAGGATCGGCGTGTATGCGCAGCCGGGCGGCAGCGTCACCGGCAACACGCCGAACAACGTGGTGAACGGGCAGTGA
- a CDS encoding thiol-activated cytolysin family protein: MYLPAATSLAPMSELRQRAQQLGVSPLTAGLPNINQVISASGPAQRGMQAQTVPTSANDTQDYVNQLFRMGQWTNGAPGQNSVPLPPDQGCDLERVDVTSNPEDLVSFDPSSMLYPGALVQGQYVNLGVGALNPINVPSTLRKPIALGTDLYLSATGQTATANPATMNEVNTQIGNMIRTAQSQNALPGAAVYFESFTASSLNEAAVKMGLDVHALGAGIQTRFSNVSSDARNTVFVRMNQSIFRVAQDLNGNTPVQGLFNSSFGVNDLNALAARGEIDSANLPTYVSDEVFGRMLVFSLSSNVSSQELDASVKAVYRENEEKKAGGSFTASAHDKQVVNEAVVRVFGWGGLADPTISVIRSGSWLSYFDGQNVPLSSLKPLSFTLRRWDNQLATMTRTTSYTKRTCSPRHKVEVEVSELGGDASVGLKTSGALNFDTVKNLSGTSASGRLNVSNLMSGGDDEIKVSASAYDPGFLKRYRWQVRVKVFVDNVERLNEYRSCTGCHSQDPVFIIGANSTTGTVNLNYGY; this comes from the coding sequence GTGTACCTCCCCGCCGCCACCAGCCTCGCCCCCATGTCCGAACTGCGCCAGCGGGCACAGCAGCTGGGCGTCTCCCCGCTCACGGCCGGCCTGCCGAACATCAACCAGGTGATATCGGCATCAGGTCCCGCCCAGCGTGGAATGCAGGCGCAGACCGTCCCGACCTCGGCGAACGACACTCAGGATTACGTCAATCAACTGTTCCGGATGGGGCAGTGGACAAACGGCGCGCCTGGCCAGAACTCCGTGCCGCTGCCGCCTGACCAGGGCTGTGACCTCGAACGTGTCGACGTCACCAGCAACCCCGAGGATCTCGTGAGCTTCGATCCTTCCAGCATGCTTTATCCGGGGGCCCTGGTTCAGGGGCAGTACGTGAACCTCGGGGTCGGTGCACTCAACCCGATCAACGTGCCGTCCACGCTCCGCAAGCCGATCGCGCTAGGCACGGACCTGTACCTGAGTGCGACCGGTCAGACGGCCACCGCCAACCCGGCCACCATGAACGAGGTCAACACGCAGATCGGAAACATGATCCGCACCGCACAGAGCCAGAACGCCCTTCCCGGCGCGGCGGTGTACTTCGAATCGTTCACGGCCTCGTCCCTCAACGAGGCGGCGGTCAAGATGGGTCTTGACGTGCATGCTCTGGGCGCCGGCATTCAGACGAGGTTCAGCAACGTCAGCAGCGACGCCCGCAACACCGTGTTCGTACGGATGAATCAGAGCATCTTCCGGGTTGCCCAGGACCTGAACGGCAATACCCCGGTCCAGGGGCTCTTCAACAGCAGCTTCGGTGTCAATGACCTGAACGCCCTCGCGGCCCGCGGCGAGATCGATTCCGCCAACCTCCCGACCTACGTCTCCGACGAGGTGTTCGGGCGCATGCTGGTGTTCTCCCTCAGCTCGAACGTCTCCAGTCAGGAGCTTGACGCGTCGGTCAAGGCCGTGTACCGGGAGAACGAAGAGAAGAAGGCCGGCGGGAGCTTCACCGCGAGCGCTCACGACAAGCAGGTCGTCAACGAGGCCGTGGTCCGCGTCTTCGGGTGGGGCGGCCTGGCCGATCCGACCATCAGCGTCATCCGCAGCGGAAGCTGGCTCAGTTACTTCGACGGGCAGAACGTCCCCCTCTCCTCCCTGAAGCCGCTCTCGTTCACCCTGCGCCGCTGGGACAACCAACTCGCCACCATGACGCGGACCACGAGCTACACCAAACGCACTTGCAGCCCCCGCCACAAGGTCGAAGTCGAGGTCAGCGAGCTCGGCGGTGACGCCTCCGTCGGCCTGAAAACCTCCGGCGCACTGAACTTCGACACCGTCAAGAACCTGAGTGGCACGTCCGCCTCCGGTCGCCTGAACGTCTCGAACCTGATGTCCGGCGGGGACGATGAAATCAAGGTGAGTGCCTCGGCCTATGACCCCGGGTTCCTGAAACGCTACCGCTGGCAGGTCCGGGTCAAGGTCTTCGTGGACAACGTCGAACGGCTGAACGAGTACCGCTCCTGCACCGGCTGCCACTCCCAGGACCCTGTCTTCATCATCGGCGCCAACAGCACCACCGGCACCGTGAACCTCAACTACGGATACTGA
- a CDS encoding ABC transporter substrate-binding protein yields MNPVTRLTLSLLALTLPTGALAQSVTVKINGYGGTDPAVVGDLINRFVKPALARDKINVVYEPIQGDYNKGLTTLLAAGNAGDVFYLPGETLDGFVATGKVLPLNGLVSSTPFIGSLNRTFTRKGKLYAVAKDFNTLSVVYNKDLFDEAGVAYPNAQDTWSTFAKKLTDVKSKLGSDYSGLCLPPSFDRFGAFAYAAGWTQFDAKGRTNLADPRFVSAFNYYTGLARNKVGVQPSELSKDWGGGCFQTGKVAVAIEGGWIVNFLKDNAPNLKYGTALLPRADATGKRGNFLYTVGWAINAGTRNRAAAVKVLNALTSAQAQEYVLSQGLAIPSRSALSSSAYFKRSDAGALNSKVIFDGSTDGNVRGFTFGPQGSDWSKPINDALAAVLSGQKSAADALRKAQSDMNAFQNR; encoded by the coding sequence ATGAACCCAGTCACGCGCCTCACCCTGTCCCTGCTCGCCCTCACCCTGCCCACCGGCGCGCTCGCCCAGAGCGTCACCGTCAAGATCAACGGATACGGCGGCACCGACCCCGCCGTGGTCGGCGACCTCATCAACCGCTTCGTGAAACCCGCCCTCGCCAGGGACAAGATCAACGTGGTGTACGAACCGATCCAGGGCGACTACAACAAGGGCCTCACCACGCTCCTCGCGGCCGGGAACGCCGGGGACGTCTTCTACCTGCCCGGCGAGACGCTCGACGGATTCGTCGCGACCGGCAAGGTCCTGCCGCTCAACGGCCTCGTGAGCAGCACCCCGTTCATCGGCAGCCTCAACCGGACCTTCACCCGCAAAGGCAAGCTGTACGCCGTCGCGAAGGACTTCAACACCTTGAGCGTCGTGTACAACAAGGATCTCTTCGACGAGGCGGGCGTCGCGTACCCGAACGCCCAGGACACCTGGAGTACCTTCGCGAAGAAGCTCACGGACGTGAAAAGCAAGCTGGGCAGCGACTACTCCGGCCTGTGCCTGCCGCCCAGCTTCGACCGGTTCGGTGCGTTCGCGTACGCGGCCGGCTGGACGCAGTTCGACGCCAAGGGCCGCACCAACCTCGCCGACCCGCGCTTCGTGTCGGCCTTCAACTACTACACCGGCCTCGCCCGGAACAAGGTCGGCGTGCAACCCAGCGAACTGAGCAAGGACTGGGGCGGCGGCTGCTTCCAGACCGGCAAGGTCGCCGTCGCCATCGAAGGCGGCTGGATCGTGAACTTCCTGAAAGACAACGCCCCCAACCTCAAGTACGGCACGGCGCTGCTGCCCAGGGCGGACGCGACCGGGAAACGCGGCAACTTCCTGTATACGGTCGGCTGGGCCATCAACGCCGGCACCAGGAACCGCGCGGCGGCCGTGAAGGTCCTGAACGCCCTCACGAGCGCGCAGGCCCAGGAGTACGTCCTGTCGCAGGGGCTCGCCATCCCCAGCCGCAGCGCCCTGAGCAGCAGCGCGTACTTCAAGCGCAGCGACGCGGGCGCCCTGAACAGCAAGGTGATCTTCGACGGCAGCACCGACGGGAACGTCAGGGGCTTCACGTTCGGCCCGCAGGGCAGTGACTGGAGCAAACCCATCAACGACGCGCTCGCCGCCGTCCTCAGCGGTCAGAAGAGCGCCGCCGACGCGCTCAGGAAGGCGCAGAGCGACATGAACGCCTTCCAGAACCGCTGA
- a CDS encoding NCS1 family nucleobase:cation symporter-1 gives MSQTAHSDSAGTGNHGAGSTTFERRPEYSDRLYNQDLAPLRPQTWTWYNIFAFWMSDVHSVGGYVFAGSLFALGIGPVPVLISLLLGILIVNVFCNLVSRPSQQAGVPYPVASRLSFGVIGANVPAIIRGLIAVAWYGIQTFLASSALVIVLLRFFPGLQPLSQVSFLGLSALGWTGFMLMWVLQAVVFWFGMNAIKRFIDFAGPAVYAVMFVLAIYITVRAGGNVSLSLAEVRYTGTAALFPMLTATALVVSYFSGPMLNFGDFSRYARSAGEVRRGNFWGLPVNFLLFSLVTVITTSGTIPVFGKLITDPIAIVSRIDSSFAVVLGAFTFITATIGINIVANFVSPAFDFSNVAPKFISWRTGGFIAAVASVFITPWNLFNNPTVIHFTLDALAAFIGPLFGILLTDFYLVKRGQIDLDSLYIADARSRYWYRNGWNTTAIWALVPAVLMGLLIAFIPGLSALANFAWFTGLILGAGFYYALSSAERRSAAQVAPNLGASD, from the coding sequence ATGTCGCAGACGGCACACAGTGACAGTGCAGGGACGGGCAACCACGGCGCGGGAAGCACCACCTTCGAACGCCGCCCGGAGTACAGTGACCGCCTTTACAACCAGGATCTGGCTCCGCTGAGACCGCAGACCTGGACCTGGTACAACATCTTCGCGTTCTGGATGAGCGACGTACACTCGGTGGGCGGCTACGTCTTCGCGGGCAGCCTGTTCGCCCTTGGCATCGGCCCGGTTCCGGTGCTGATCTCCCTGCTGCTCGGTATTCTGATCGTAAACGTGTTCTGCAATCTGGTGTCGCGGCCCAGCCAGCAGGCGGGCGTGCCGTACCCGGTCGCCAGCCGCCTGTCGTTCGGAGTGATCGGCGCCAATGTACCCGCCATCATCCGGGGACTGATCGCGGTGGCCTGGTACGGCATTCAGACCTTCCTGGCATCGAGCGCCCTGGTGATCGTGCTGCTGCGCTTCTTTCCCGGACTCCAGCCGCTCTCGCAGGTGAGCTTCCTGGGCCTCTCCGCCCTCGGCTGGACGGGCTTCATGCTGATGTGGGTCCTGCAGGCCGTGGTGTTCTGGTTCGGCATGAACGCCATCAAGCGCTTCATCGACTTCGCCGGGCCCGCCGTGTACGCAGTGATGTTCGTCCTGGCCATCTACATCACAGTCAGGGCGGGCGGCAACGTCAGCCTGAGCCTCGCTGAAGTCCGCTATACCGGCACGGCCGCCCTCTTCCCGATGCTCACCGCCACCGCGCTGGTGGTGTCCTACTTCAGTGGTCCGATGCTCAACTTCGGTGACTTCAGCCGCTACGCCCGCAGTGCAGGCGAGGTGCGGCGCGGGAACTTCTGGGGCCTGCCGGTGAACTTCCTGCTGTTCAGTCTGGTGACCGTCATCACCACCTCCGGCACCATTCCAGTGTTCGGCAAGCTGATCACCGACCCGATCGCCATCGTCTCACGCATCGACAGCAGCTTCGCGGTCGTTCTGGGTGCATTTACGTTCATCACCGCCACCATCGGCATCAATATCGTCGCCAACTTCGTGTCGCCGGCCTTCGATTTCAGCAACGTCGCGCCCAAGTTCATCTCGTGGCGCACCGGCGGCTTCATTGCGGCGGTCGCCTCGGTGTTCATCACGCCCTGGAACCTCTTCAACAACCCGACCGTCATCCACTTCACCCTCGACGCGCTGGCCGCGTTCATCGGGCCGCTGTTCGGCATTCTGTTGACCGACTTCTATCTCGTCAAACGGGGCCAGATCGACCTCGACTCGCTGTACATCGCCGATGCCCGGAGCCGCTACTGGTACCGGAACGGCTGGAACACGACGGCCATCTGGGCACTGGTGCCCGCCGTGCTGATGGGCCTGCTGATCGCCTTCATCCCTGGCCTCTCCGCGCTCGCCAACTTCGCCTGGTTCACCGGACTGATCCTCGGGGCCGGCTTCTACTACGCCCTGAGCAGTGCCGAGCGCCGCAGTGCCGCCCAGGTGGCCCCCAACCTCGGCGCGTCCGACTGA
- the allB gene encoding allantoinase AllB, with protein MLDTLIEGAQVVLPQGTFQTGLGIQDGRIAFIGDDPPKARTRLKADQLVLLPGAVDLHVHFSEPGRGHWEGWAHGSRAALAGGVTTVVDMPLNAVPATVNPDAFALKRGLGEQKSVVDFALWGGLIDDNLSELGALHRCGVTGFKAFMLDTADASFPYVPDGLLIDGMQQIAALDAVLAVHAENTALIAHRTARLRAAGQDDARAWLTAHDELQELDAVRRALLFARHSGCDLHLVHLSTPEAVDAVLNAQRDAQAVTSEVCAHHLLLTDQDFVQGGAEFKCAPPLRSRQATDGLWEQVLAGQVNVLASDHSPCPGEDKAVSDIWRAWGGINGVQVLLPLLLSEGVLARGLPLHELARMLCHAPAVRAGIAHRKGSLKVGLDADLVLASLRAPWTLRADDLQSRHPHSAYVGHRFGAQVLSVYQRGVQTVSNGRLTRETLRMGEWLPPVKAPASAGIR; from the coding sequence ATGCTCGATACCCTGATCGAGGGCGCACAGGTGGTCCTGCCGCAGGGAACCTTCCAGACCGGCCTCGGCATTCAGGACGGCCGCATTGCCTTCATCGGTGACGACCCGCCGAAGGCGCGGACCCGCCTGAAGGCCGACCAGCTGGTGCTGCTGCCCGGCGCGGTCGACCTGCACGTGCATTTCAGCGAACCTGGACGCGGCCACTGGGAAGGCTGGGCGCACGGCAGCCGGGCCGCACTGGCCGGTGGGGTGACGACGGTGGTCGATATGCCGCTCAACGCCGTGCCCGCCACAGTGAATCCGGACGCCTTCGCACTCAAGCGCGGACTGGGCGAGCAGAAATCGGTGGTCGATTTTGCCCTCTGGGGTGGCCTGATCGACGACAACCTGAGCGAGCTCGGTGCGCTGCACCGCTGCGGGGTGACTGGCTTCAAGGCGTTCATGCTCGACACCGCGGACGCCAGTTTTCCCTACGTGCCCGACGGTCTGCTGATCGACGGCATGCAGCAGATCGCGGCGCTGGACGCGGTGCTGGCGGTGCATGCCGAGAACACCGCGCTGATCGCTCACCGCACCGCACGCCTGAGGGCCGCCGGGCAGGACGATGCCCGCGCCTGGCTGACCGCTCACGACGAACTTCAGGAACTCGACGCGGTCCGACGCGCCCTGCTGTTCGCCCGTCACAGCGGCTGCGACCTTCACCTGGTACACCTGAGTACCCCGGAAGCGGTGGACGCGGTGCTGAACGCGCAGAGAGACGCTCAGGCGGTCACCTCCGAGGTGTGCGCCCACCACCTGCTCCTCACCGACCAGGACTTCGTCCAGGGCGGCGCGGAATTCAAGTGCGCGCCACCTCTTCGCTCCAGACAGGCCACCGACGGCCTCTGGGAACAGGTGCTGGCCGGACAGGTGAACGTGCTCGCGAGCGACCACTCTCCGTGCCCGGGAGAGGACAAGGCGGTGAGCGACATCTGGCGGGCCTGGGGCGGAATCAACGGCGTTCAGGTGCTGCTGCCGCTGCTGCTGAGTGAAGGCGTGCTCGCGCGCGGACTGCCGCTGCATGAACTGGCCCGCATGCTCTGCCACGCCCCGGCTGTGCGGGCCGGCATCGCGCACCGGAAAGGCAGCCTGAAGGTGGGCCTGGACGCCGACCTGGTACTCGCCTCGCTTCGGGCGCCGTGGACCCTGCGGGCCGACGACCTCCAGTCGAGGCATCCCCACTCGGCGTACGTCGGCCACCGATTCGGGGCACAGGTGCTCAGCGTCTACCAGCGCGGCGTGCAGACGGTCTCGAACGGTCGCCTGACGCGCGAGACCCTGCGGATGGGCGAGTGGCTGCCCCCGGTGAAGGCGCCTGCGTCAGCGGGAATCCGGTAA
- a CDS encoding GntR family transcriptional regulator: MNPPMWTDQTIYEHLIQTIYEQRLTPGTRLPEQRLSQLYGVGRETVRRALLRLSEKRYVELTRNVGAQVARPTAREMHDLFHARRVIENETIRIVALNVTSQIVTALEKVLDEEAAAHTRGDQAGAIRASGNLHLTLADFAGNTLLTATLRELISQSSLAIALYSHLPFTACRDHDHRQLIGAVGRGDWQAGQRLMAAHLTEIEAQLSDLPLPQPQVDLAHALQLEGSVPRVSVPRG, translated from the coding sequence ATGAACCCGCCGATGTGGACAGACCAGACCATCTACGAACACCTCATCCAGACCATCTACGAACAGCGGCTCACGCCGGGCACACGCTTGCCGGAACAGCGGCTGTCCCAGCTGTACGGCGTGGGCCGCGAAACGGTGCGGCGGGCCCTGCTGCGCCTGAGCGAGAAGCGGTACGTCGAATTGACACGAAACGTCGGGGCGCAGGTGGCCCGACCGACAGCGCGGGAGATGCACGACCTCTTCCACGCTCGGCGCGTGATCGAGAACGAGACCATCCGGATCGTGGCCCTCAACGTGACCTCGCAGATCGTCACGGCGCTCGAGAAGGTGCTGGACGAAGAGGCTGCCGCCCACACGCGCGGAGATCAGGCTGGAGCGATCCGGGCCTCAGGCAATCTGCACCTGACGCTGGCGGACTTCGCGGGCAACACGCTGCTCACGGCGACGCTGCGCGAGCTGATCTCACAGAGTTCACTGGCGATCGCGCTGTACAGTCATCTTCCGTTCACAGCGTGCCGCGACCACGACCACCGACAGCTCATCGGCGCAGTCGGAAGAGGAGACTGGCAGGCCGGACAGCGCCTGATGGCCGCACACCTCACCGAGATCGAAGCGCAGCTCTCAGACCTGCCGCTGCCCCAGCCGCAGGTCGATCTCGCTCACGCGCTGCAACTGGAGGGAAGCGTTCCCCGGGTTTCCGTCCCCCGAGGTTGA